From the Tribolium castaneum strain GA2 chromosome 2, icTriCast1.1, whole genome shotgun sequence genome, one window contains:
- the LOC658525 gene encoding uncharacterized protein LOC658525: MIFSYVTKIREMVRPSDGKIGKNNVPSDNQEEKSVALPAQKYWILGIVEYVPSAYNKLRNLSSPNIDTCYYKEKFNTMFRPSWGLAVVGTLPVVGNITNLASALHAYSNGDPWYGHQMVAQTLVGTYLDVMSGGLLTCGAVGEFGAVVALRIYGFNVVNQVLNPYVHRYVRSKEE, translated from the exons ATGATCTTCTCTTATGTAACTAAAATTCGGGAAATGGTGCGTCCCAGTGACGGTAAAATTGGTAAGAATAACGTCCCATCCGACAATCAAGAGGAAAAATCTGTTGCACTTCC TGCTCAGAAATATTGGATTTTGGGCATCGTTGAATATGTTCCTTCAGCTTACAATAAGTTACGAAATCTGTCTTCACCCAACATTGATACTTGCTATTACaaggaaaaatttaacacaatGTT TCGCCCAAGCTGGGGTTTGGCCGTTGTAGGGACTTTACCAGTGGTTGGAAACATCACAAATTTAGCGTCTGCTCTGCATGCGTACTCAAATGGTGACCCCTGGTATGGTCACCAAATGGTTGCCCAAACTTTGGTTGGGACATACCTTGATGTAATGTCAGGAGGATTATTGACCTGTGGAG CTGTGGGAGAGTTTGGAGCTGTAGTTGCACTAAGAATTTATGGATTTAATGTCGTGAATCAAGTTTTGAATCCATACGTGCATCGATATGTTCGCTCCAAAGAAGAATAA
- the LOC103314122 gene encoding prisilkin-39 gives MKFLLLAAFVAVCTASTVYRNRNISVNDDGSILITSPTGKRVMITRPVGVNGQRNIDISVSGPNIPTKTIQINDNNLYDSEYAYGGYPYSSYDGVNEEYRTKRGSKGKSQGDVLGEIFREYQGAVNEPQYEVLLTRISKAVKKGELSPQVFDLLEGLERGYGSGYGYGSGYGYGSGYGYGSGYGSGYGSKYGSGYGVGYGYGSGYGPYASGYYGSGYGPYYGGYYGSYLPWWYPRSYYRGQQYGPYYGNYYGKDQYYGSSRYVNPLLQKMLYGSQGGYGDYYYNQGGYGYVPYKSYAKGYLGKNYYYPYRGVSDSYETYGQLKEEQPIEDFVEFEREQEYPYAGFYGYYYNSPYYKDYRGGRGSYYNSVPQVQAY, from the coding sequence ATGAAGTTCCTTCTTCTGGCCGCCTTCGTCGCCGTGTGCACTGCTTCCACAGTGTACAGGAACCGCAACATCTCCGTCAACGACGATGGCAGCATCTTGATCACCTCTCCAACCGGTAAGCGTGTCATGATCACCCGCCCTGTGGGCGTCAACGGCCAGCGAAACATCGACATCTCCGTCTCCGGGCCCAACATCCCGACCAAGACCATCCAAATCAACGACAACAACCTCTACGACTCCGAGTACGCCTACGGCGGCTACCCGTACTCTTCCTACGACGGCGTCAACGAGGAGTACAGGACCAAGAGGGGCTCCAAGGGCAAGAGCCAAGGGGACGTCCTCGGGGAGATCTTCAGGGAGTACCAAGGCGCCGTCAACGAGCCCCAGTACGAAGTCCTCCTGACCAGAATCAGCAAGGCTGTGAAGAAGGGCGAGCTCAGTCCCCAGGTGTTTGATTTGCTGGAAGGGCTCGAGCGCGGATACGGCTCTGGATATGGCTACGGGTCTGGGTATGGGTACGGATCTGGGTATGGGTACGGATCTGGATATGGCTCAGGATATGGGTCTAAATATGGGTCTGGATATGGCGTTGGGTATGGTTATGGATCTGGCTATGGCCCATATGCGTCTGGGTATTATGGTTCTGGTTACGGACCGTACTATGGAGGCTACTATGGCTCCTACCTGCCATGGTGGTACCCCCGCAGCTACTACCGCGGCCAACAGTACGGACCATACTATGGCAACTACTATGGCAAAGACCAGTACTATGGCAGCTCTCGCTATGTGAACCcccttttgcaaaaaatgttgtacGGCAGCCAAGGCGGCTACGGTGACTACTACTACAACCAAGGTGGCTACGGATACGTCCCTTACAAATCGTACGCGAAAGGGTATCTTGGCAAAAACTACTACTACCCCTACCGTGGAGTTTCCGATTCTTATGAAACTTATGGACAGTTGAAAGAAGAACAACCCATTGAGGATTTCGTTGAATTTGAACGAGAACAAGAATACCCATATGCTGGCTTCTACGGGTATTACTACAACTCACCCTACTACAAGGACTACCGTGGGGGAAGAGGCTCTTACTACAACAGTGTTCCTCAAGTTCAGGCCTATTAA